Genomic window (Nitrospira sp.):
CCGGACCTGAAACCACAAGCTGGTCCCCGCTCATCACCAGCACGGCATGGCAGAGCAGCTTCAACGGACGAGGCGAGAAGGTCTTGTTCAGATAGGCCGAAGCGACCAAGCTCGTTCGCCAAGATGGAAGAGAGTCAACGAGTCGGCTTCGAGACGGTCTTGTGCTTGTTGCAGTTGTCGGCCAGCAGGCGACCGACTACGCGTCAGATGGTTGATGAACGCAGTGGAAGACCGAACGGCTCTCACGAGGTTGCCGGGGTAGCATCACCATAGTTGTAGTGAAAGAAGGGATGAGAATCAGAGACGACCGGCGTAAGAACGAAGCACCGCCACGAATTGTGTTAAGGACTGGCGTTCAAGCGTGTCGAGGTATTCACCCGTGGTCTTGGGAGGATGTTTGAGCCTCGCCCGATGTGTTCTGACAGCGGCGCAGACGATGCTCGGTGCCAGGTTGAACAGGTGCAGCAGAAACTCATCGGGGTGTTGGGGCGTAATGCCGTATTTTTGGAGTTCCTTGTCGGGAAAGTCCGTGAGGTTGTAGGTGACAATGACGTCAGCCCTCCCGCGAATGGCGGCCGCCAAGACATGCCGATCATTCGAGTCTGGCAGGGTGAGGGAGGGAATCAACTCCTCAAAATCTTCAACGAGGCAGTCGCGAGCATGCAGATCCATGAGGTCTCTCGTGCGACGGAGCTGCACCGCAGTGAGATCTGGTCGATCCTCAAGCACCGCCCGTATCCACTCGTCGTGAATGTGTGAGGACCATTTGGCACGAAACAGATCTGTTATCGCCAATTCGAGGAGCAGATCACGGAGCGGAGCGGGATACAAAACACAGGCATCGTAGAGCGCGGTGAAGGTGGCCACATTCAATAGCCCATCTTCAGTGCTTGCGCGTCTTCGGTCAGTTGATCGAGGGTCGCACGGCGGTCCGCGTCGATCTGATGTTTGTAGCGCATGAGATCGGCGAAGAGAATGCGCCGATGGGTTCCCACCTTGCGGTAGGGGATTTTCTGCTCGTCTAACAGATGCACCAGGAACGGACGGGACACATTCAGCACGTCCGCAGCCTCTTGCGTCGTGAGTTCGGCATGGACCGGAATCAGTGTGACGGCATTGCCCGCCGACATTTCGTCAAGGATGCTGAAGAGGAGTCGGACAGCCGAAGGAGGCAAAAAGAGACGTTCAGGGGTTTTCCGCTTCTGAATAATCTGAACATGGAGATCCAGGGACTGGCCTTGATGCGAGGCCAAGGCATGGAGCGCTTTCTTCGCGAGCGCGGCATCCTCCGCCGTCGGTACAATCGGTTCTCTGGTCGACGTGGTCATGGATGCGCTCCTCTCTTCTCTGAAGGCAGTATAGCAGTCAATCGAAATAAGCGCAATAACCGAAACAAGTGAAATGCTATGCAGGTTTCTGTTGTGGTGGTGCGGTTTGTTCAGACCGCACCACGCGGCAGTGGCGGTTCCTCGCCCCGTGATGGTGTCCCTCCCTCGGCTCCTCGATCACCATCGAAGAGCCAAGCCGACCATGAACGGACTCAGACACCGGACTCGCACACCGACCTCTTCTCAACATCGTGTTGCGCCCCCTCACCCACGCGGGGGCGCAACGGAATTTCCCTGTCTGTGGCAACGCGCGGCTGCAAGCGTGACATCGTTCGCGATGGCGCGGTTGCCACGGGCGTGCCACACCCCTTGATGTGCAACGGATGTTCTCTCGGCACGATCGAGTCGCGTGGAGCGACACGACGGTGCCTAATCCCATGTGGCACGGCGTCTCCAGACGCGGTGCCTCAAAGACCTGACTGGAGAAGTCTCAGCCCAGAGAGCCTTCCGGGGGATTCCTACAGCGTGCATGGTCAAGAATGTAGAGCAGAACTTTTCGCCGCGCATCCCATGCCATTGGAACTCCATGAGAAAAGGGCCGGAGGAAGGTCAGCAGGAGGTCATTAAATAGCGTAGCATCAAGAAACCGCGACTCGAGCTGGCCAGCAGTGGTCCATGTCTGGATAAAACTGTTCGCATTTATCTGTAAGTGCATGCATATTTATCCACTCGTATGAAGCGCGTTGAGCTGGATCGCCAAACTAAAGCTGTGTTCCGCCGCCATCGAGGCATGCTACGAACCTCTCAAGCCCTGAAGCTTGGGATCCATCCACGCATTCCTCCCCGACCCTCATCTTCTGGCCTACTCTCCTGAGAGTGCGATCGCGGAGAAATTTCAGGCGATGGTGCAGCTGGATTCAGCGCTCAGCCGAATGAAGGATTTTTATGACATTTGGCTACTTGCCAGCGGTCATCCATTTGATGGCTCTGTTGTAACCGAAGCGCTCCAGGCCACGTTCACGCGGCGTCTTGTTTCCTTTCTTCAGATGCAGGAAGCCCCCGACGCGAAGGCCGGAGGCTTCCTCACTGCGATCAGCGACCCGACCGCTCGGTGACCCAGAGTTTCGCCTGTTGGGCGACCGCCACAAGAGCGTCAAGGTCCGCCAGGCCGAAGGATTCGGAATTCTTCCAGACCCCGTCCTGGCCCTTGTACGAACGGGCCACGGTCACGTTGTAGAACGGGCCTTTCATGCCCTCGTTCTTCCAGATGCTCGCCTTGATGCTGCTGCATCGAAGCGTGGTGACCGGCTTGGGTTTTTTGTCGTGAGGTGCCATGTGTTGTCTCCTTTAGTTAGAGTTGATGTGTTGGCCTCTCACGAGGCAGTGGAGGCCACACAGCGACGACAAAGGAGACAGAGAGGCCTCCGCCACCTGGCGGGCCGGCGGGCGCGAAGCGGAGGAATGACCGCGAAAGACGACGCGAGTTCTCGCGGCGGGCGGGCATGATCGACGCAGCCTGCCGGTGGAAAGCCAGGGCGGTGGCCGGATGCCCACAGGCACCGGACCTGAAACCACAAGCTGGTCCCCGCTCATCACCAGCACGGCATGGCAGAGCAGCTTCAACGGACGAGGCGAGAAGGTCTTGTTCAGATAGGCCGAAGCGACCAAGCTCGTTCGCCAAGATGGAAGAGAGTCAACGAGTCGGCTTCGAGACGGTCTTGTGCTTGTTGCAGTTGTCGGCCAGCAGGCGACCGACTACGCGTCAGATGGTTGATGAACGCAGTGGAAGACCGAACGGCTTTCGAGGCTGTAGGGGAAGTGGCACCTTAGTTGTAGTAAAGAAGGGATGAGAATCCGAGACGAGCGGCGTGCGAAACGATCAGACGTTTCCGGCGACTCTTAAACCAGACTGAGTTTGAAGGGACGGATGGACTGGATGGCGAGAAAGTCCCGTTGATTCTGCGTCACGACGGTCCCACCAATTGCGTGGGCTGACAGCGCAATGAGGACGTCGTGGGTGAGTGAATGAGCCTGTCCGAGCGGTATCCATGGACGGCTTGAAGCTGCCGTAGGACGCCACCGGCGTCTTCGTAGACTTCCTCAGATGGGACGAGCAGCCGACCCAGTTTCCGAAAGGTTCTGAACAGATCGTGCAAACGCGTTCGATCCTCAGTTGAAACCAAAAGGGCAGGAGTCTTTGTGTGATCGTCAAGACAAAATAAAGGTCGATAGGCGCGCCATGGGAGGCTATCCGCCG
Coding sequences:
- a CDS encoding PIN domain-containing protein; translation: MATFTALYDACVLYPAPLRDLLLELAITDLFRAKWSSHIHDEWIRAVLEDRPDLTAVQLRRTRDLMDLHARDCLVEDFEELIPSLTLPDSNDRHVLAAAIRGRADVIVTYNLTDFPDKELQKYGITPQHPDEFLLHLFNLAPSIVCAAVRTHRARLKHPPKTTGEYLDTLERQSLTQFVAVLRSYAGRL
- a CDS encoding helix-turn-helix domain-containing protein, which codes for MTTSTREPIVPTAEDAALAKKALHALASHQGQSLDLHVQIIQKRKTPERLFLPPSAVRLLFSILDEMSAGNAVTLIPVHAELTTQEAADVLNVSRPFLVHLLDEQKIPYRKVGTHRRILFADLMRYKHQIDADRRATLDQLTEDAQALKMGY